The following proteins are co-located in the Candidatus Accumulibacter cognatus genome:
- a CDS encoding ABC transporter ATP-binding protein, whose protein sequence is MVPGLLSAHALSVGVADRSFCHDLALTVQPGECLAILGRNGAGKSTLLSVLAGLRTPAAGEVLLDGTSYARLGARVSARIRGWLPQTRSEAFSSTVLETVLVGRHPHLGRWDWESSQDVQIAYEALALVGLAELAQRDVQTLSGGEQQRLSIATLLAQAPRLYLLDEPLAHLDLNHQMAILELFSALARNEGVACVMVLHEPGLAARFCTHALLLFEDGTTQQGTCDEVISSDSLGRLYGYPLREVGEHRRRWFMPG, encoded by the coding sequence ATGGTCCCAGGTCTGCTATCTGCCCATGCGCTCAGCGTTGGTGTGGCCGACCGCAGTTTCTGCCATGACCTGGCATTGACCGTACAGCCGGGCGAATGCCTGGCCATCCTCGGACGCAACGGTGCCGGCAAGTCGACGCTGCTGTCGGTACTGGCCGGTCTGCGAACGCCTGCCGCCGGTGAAGTGCTGCTCGACGGAACAAGCTACGCGAGGCTTGGCGCGCGCGTCAGCGCACGCATTCGTGGCTGGTTGCCACAAACTCGTAGCGAAGCGTTTTCCTCGACGGTTCTCGAGACGGTGCTGGTCGGACGCCACCCGCATCTTGGCCGCTGGGATTGGGAATCCAGCCAGGATGTCCAGATCGCCTATGAGGCTCTGGCCTTGGTCGGCCTTGCGGAACTCGCACAGCGTGACGTGCAGACACTCTCCGGTGGCGAGCAACAAAGGCTGTCGATCGCCACATTGCTCGCGCAGGCGCCGCGACTTTACCTGCTCGATGAGCCGCTTGCCCACCTTGACCTGAATCATCAGATGGCTATCCTCGAACTTTTCTCGGCACTCGCCCGTAACGAAGGGGTGGCCTGTGTGATGGTCCTGCACGAACCTGGCCTGGCCGCACGTTTCTGTACGCACGCCCTGCTGTTGTTCGAGGATGGAACGACGCAGCAGGGTACCTGCGACGAGGTGATCAGCAGCGATTCGCTAGGCAGGCTCTACGGCTATCCACTGCGTGAAGTGGGCGAGCACCGACGGCGCTGGTTCATGCCTGGCTAG
- a CDS encoding DUF2784 family protein: protein MGETHRRLLGDLVMSAHFAFFCFVVFGGALLWRSPPLAWLHVLAIVCTRTRTRSSLRLLARHEPAPSVLAHFTQWIAVEPA from the coding sequence ATGGGCGAGACGCACCGACGCCTGCTCGGCGACCTTGTCATGTCCGCCCATTTCGCCTTCTTCTGCTTCGTCGTCTTCGGTGGCGCGCTGCTCTGGCGTTCGCCACCCCTCGCCTGGCTACACGTGCTGGCCATCGTCTGCACCCGGACGAGGACGCGGAGCTCGCTGCGGTTGCTAGCCAGGCATGAACCAGCGCCGTCGGTGCTCGCCCACTTCACGCAGTGGATAGCCGTAGAGCCTGCCTAG
- a CDS encoding PLP-dependent aminotransferase family protein yields the protein MFGIAIDPESPRSLADQIVGGVCQRIDDRVLRHGMRLPPIRGMAGALGVSRFTVVEAYDRLVASGAVVSRRGSGFYVQAGAPSGERKAAAPEIVERTIERAFDNADVMREALADDPSTVKVGAGWLPAGWLDEGGLRRRLRVLAGREGQRLVCYGEAQGYRPLREQLRVRFDQFGFHAPPEQIVLTHGATQALDIVARTLLRPGDCAFVDDPGYWNLFASLRLLGVQLVGVPRTPEGPDVAALEALLEEHKPRVFITHSVLHNPTSGNLSATVAHRVLQLAARHDLPIVEDDTYGDYHPGHAHRLAALDGLDRVIYVGSFSKTLSANLRVGFLAARPELVRTFTDVKLFTSVGSSEFAERLIHDLLIEGHYRKTIERLRGRLAQAMDDGLELLDRAGFRPFAEPNGGMFVWAAHPDLDPVELARDAAGHGIVLAPGNLFRPQLQATSYLRFNAAYLGDPRIDRFLKAI from the coding sequence ATGTTCGGCATTGCCATCGACCCCGAGAGCCCGCGGTCGCTGGCCGACCAGATCGTCGGCGGCGTCTGCCAGCGCATCGACGACCGTGTGTTGCGCCACGGCATGCGCCTGCCGCCGATCCGCGGCATGGCCGGGGCGCTGGGCGTCAGCCGCTTCACTGTCGTCGAAGCCTACGACCGCCTGGTTGCCAGCGGCGCCGTCGTATCGCGCCGCGGTTCCGGTTTTTACGTCCAGGCGGGCGCACCGAGCGGCGAGCGCAAGGCGGCAGCGCCGGAGATCGTCGAGCGCACCATCGAGCGCGCCTTCGACAACGCTGATGTGATGCGCGAGGCCCTTGCCGACGATCCATCGACGGTGAAGGTCGGCGCCGGATGGCTGCCGGCTGGATGGCTCGACGAAGGAGGTCTGCGCCGCCGCCTGCGCGTTCTGGCCGGGCGCGAAGGCCAGCGCCTGGTCTGCTACGGCGAGGCGCAGGGCTACCGGCCCTTGCGCGAGCAACTGCGCGTGCGCTTCGACCAGTTCGGTTTCCATGCGCCGCCCGAGCAGATCGTGCTCACACACGGCGCCACGCAGGCGCTCGACATCGTCGCCCGCACGCTGCTGCGCCCCGGCGATTGCGCCTTCGTCGACGACCCAGGCTACTGGAACCTGTTCGCCTCGCTACGCCTGCTCGGCGTGCAACTCGTCGGCGTGCCGCGCACGCCCGAAGGACCGGACGTGGCGGCGCTCGAAGCCCTGCTTGAGGAGCACAAGCCGCGCGTCTTCATCACCCATTCGGTGCTGCACAACCCGACCTCGGGCAACCTGTCGGCGACTGTCGCGCACCGCGTGCTGCAACTGGCCGCGCGGCACGACCTGCCAATCGTCGAGGACGACACCTACGGCGACTACCATCCGGGCCACGCGCACCGTCTCGCCGCGCTTGACGGGCTCGATCGCGTGATCTACGTCGGCAGCTTCTCGAAAACCCTGTCCGCCAACCTGCGCGTCGGCTTCCTCGCGGCGCGGCCTGAGCTCGTGCGTACCTTCACCGACGTCAAGCTGTTCACATCGGTCGGCAGTTCCGAGTTCGCGGAGCGGCTGATCCACGACCTGCTGATCGAGGGACATTACCGCAAGACGATCGAGCGTCTGCGCGGCCGCCTCGCACAGGCGATGGACGACGGATTGGAGCTGCTCGACCGTGCCGGCTTTCGCCCGTTCGCTGAACCGAACGGCGGCATGTTTGTCTGGGCCGCGCATCCCGATCTCGATCCGGTTGAGCTGGCGCGCGACGCGGCCGGACACGGTATTGTCCTCGCGCCGGGCAACCTGTTCCGGCCGCAATTGCAGGCGACTTCCTACCTGCGTTTCAACGCGGCCTATCTCGGCGACCCGCGCATCGACCGTTTCCTCAAAGCGATTTGA
- a CDS encoding PLP-dependent aminotransferase family protein has protein sequence MTAAALRQTDLHSLPAPPSVAVAVQEAGRRVGSSADWHFAPAAAALEGSAIREILKVTEQAAVLSFAGGLPNPAAFPVEALRASTARVLADDASGALQYGPTEGYGPLRELVAARLSAAGQPTTPAEVLITTGSQQALDLIGKAFLVPGGALLARNPTYLGALQAFALQTPRVIDLDAWIDTGIRRAPQLGGGLAFCYLTPNFANPDGATMPTDVRRALLARLDDAGMPLVEDDPYGELWSDAPPPPACRALAPQRTLYLGSFSKVLAPGLRVGYVAGPRLAIELLTRLKQAADLHTPSLNQRIIAALIEDGTLDRQLPVVRAIYQRQRNALLAAMDRHLSRFATWEATKGGMFVWVTLRPDSGLEAKSLFECALARQVAFVPGAPFYFAAPDPRTLRLAFSTLPAACMDEGMARLSAACEDALARGVCS, from the coding sequence ATGACTGCCGCCGCGCTTCGCCAAACCGATCTCCACTCGCTTCCGGCTCCACCGAGCGTTGCCGTCGCTGTCCAGGAGGCTGGCCGTCGAGTCGGGTCATCCGCCGACTGGCATTTCGCGCCGGCCGCTGCGGCGCTGGAAGGTTCGGCGATCCGCGAGATCCTCAAGGTTACCGAGCAGGCGGCGGTTCTGTCCTTCGCTGGTGGCCTGCCCAACCCCGCCGCCTTTCCGGTCGAAGCGCTGCGTGCGTCGACAGCGCGCGTGCTTGCCGACGACGCGAGCGGCGCGCTACAGTACGGCCCGACCGAAGGCTATGGCCCGCTGCGCGAGCTGGTCGCGGCGCGCCTCTCGGCGGCCGGACAGCCGACGACGCCGGCCGAGGTGCTGATCACCACCGGATCGCAGCAGGCGCTCGACCTGATCGGCAAGGCCTTCCTCGTGCCCGGCGGGGCGCTGCTGGCGCGCAACCCGACCTACCTCGGCGCGCTGCAGGCCTTTGCTTTGCAGACTCCGCGCGTGATCGACCTCGATGCGTGGATCGACACCGGAATTCGTCGCGCCCCGCAGCTTGGCGGCGGGCTTGCGTTCTGCTACCTGACGCCCAATTTCGCCAATCCCGACGGTGCGACGATGCCGACCGACGTCAGGCGCGCCCTGCTCGCGCGGCTCGACGACGCTGGTATGCCTCTGGTCGAGGACGATCCCTACGGCGAACTGTGGTCCGACGCGCCACCCCCGCCGGCCTGCCGTGCGCTCGCGCCGCAGCGCACGCTCTACCTTGGGTCGTTCTCCAAGGTGCTGGCGCCTGGCCTGCGGGTCGGTTACGTTGCCGGGCCGCGGTTGGCGATCGAACTCCTGACCCGGCTCAAGCAGGCGGCCGACCTGCACACGCCCAGCCTCAACCAGCGCATCATCGCGGCGCTGATCGAGGACGGCACGCTGGACCGCCAACTGCCGGTCGTGCGCGCGATCTACCAGAGGCAACGCAATGCGCTGCTGGCGGCGATGGACCGCCACCTTTCCCGGTTCGCAACCTGGGAGGCAACAAAGGGCGGCATGTTCGTCTGGGTGACACTGCGTCCAGATTCCGGACTCGAAGCAAAGTCCCTGTTCGAGTGCGCCCTCGCTCGCCAGGTCGCCTTCGTTCCCGGCGCTCCCTTCTACTTCGCGGCACCCGACCCGCGCACGCTGCGCCTCGCCTTTTCGACACTGCCGGCGGCGTGCATGGACGAAGGCATGGCGCGCCTGTCGGCCGCCTGCGAGGACGCCTTGGCGAGGGGAGTCTGTTCATGA